The Juglans regia cultivar Chandler chromosome 16, Walnut 2.0, whole genome shotgun sequence nucleotide sequence CCAGAGCATACAGAATGGTCAGCACGAGATACCCATTTATGAAGACATACAACAGCTGTAAAGTTTGAACCACACACTACACTCTTTACTTGCTTATCCTTTAAATAATGGACAAGTGTAGGTGTATTTCTATGATCATAGTCACCGTGGCCTAATTGTCCATTTGATCCTTTTCCCCAAGTATAAACCTCTGTTTCAGAAGTCAGAACTGCAACATGATATGAACCACAGGCAATCTCATCAATAAAACTATCAGCAATTTTACCTTCTATGCGACTGGGAGCTTTTCCATCAGCTACTGGACTTCCCAGCTGTCCATATGCACTACTACCCATTGTGAATACTTGTCCTGAGGTTGTCAGAACAACTGTGAGATTATGACCACAGGCTACTTGACTGATACTTTCATTAGCTAATGCAGTTACACACTCAGGAAGTAGTCTAGGTTCTTCGTCACCATGTCCAAGTCGACCTTTATCTCCATCCCCCCAGGTGAACAGCTTTCCAAATGAAGAGTGACCAGAACATTCAGAAACGGATGACTTATTCTTCAGTTCAACAACCGCAGCAGTGTGCCAAACACCACAAGCAACCTTAGTACTTCGTTGTCCTTTCAAAGTTTCCACTTCCCGGGGAATACTTGTGCTACTTTGATCTCCATGGCCTAGGGAACCAAAAGATCCATCTCCAAATGTAAACAACTGGCCAGCTGATGTCACAAAAGCTGTATGCCAAGGTCCACAAGCGATATGTGATACATGTATATCATCCATGAGACCACTTACTTTTTTAGGAATCCAATGACTAACTTCACTCCCAAGCCCAAGCAGACCAGAGTTGCAAGTACCATCACCCCATGTATAAAGTTCCCCCGAAATTGTGACAGCACAAGTGTGATACTCCCCACATGCTACAAATTCAATGTTCACGCCATTAAGAGCATCAATGAGCTTTGGGTGGGAAACATCTGCTTCTAAACCATGCCCAAGCCTGCCCCCTGACTCCTCTCCCCAGCTAAAGATCTCCCCTTGTTTTGTGACTAGCACAGCATGTCTGCCACCACAAGCAATATTATGAACATCTAGAACTACTCTTGATTCCAATGCCTTGGGGAGAAGGGCATCCATCATGCAACTATATGAACTCCCAACTCTATGCACACCACCGCCGAGCATTCCATTAGCAACACCTTCTCCCCAAATGAAAACATCACCTGAGGCACCTAAATCATTATAACCAGATCCATGGCTCGATGAGCTCACAACACTAGATAAACTAGCTCGAGATGTCTCTGCTACTGAGCTTTGACCATTTGAGTTGTCTACAGATGCCAATAAAAATGTGGATTTGGCAAATGATTCATGTCGATAGTATTCCTTAGTGGCTGCAGTATATGATATTATGTCACCGAATGCCTTTCCCAATGTAGTTTGTGGAAAATTCTCAGAAGGAACCCCTTCATTATCTCCTGAATCCTGTTGTAATCAAACAAATAGAATCACCCAAGCAAAAAAAAACTGTCGATGTTTAATTGGTTATCAGAACTTTATAAAAACTGAAGACAAAAAAGTCAGTGCTACTGACAAATGGTGCAATAGATGGAGAATTTCTTTCTGTACGAGCATGTGGACTATCTGATGATACACTGTCACATCTTGAATCGCTTCTCCGTTTTTGGTAGTTCCCTCGAGTAATCAATGCCTTAAAACCAACAAACCATACTTCAGCTTCGTCCTTGTCTTTACAAATCTGTCCATCAAATGGTAATGGGTGAATCAAATTTACAGGTTACATcctggattttctttttaattatctgTTATCATTGTTGTTCTTATTAGtactattgttattattatttacaaattgacaGGTGAACTATGAGCAACTAAGTTCATTACAAAACATCAGCATTGAAGCAAACTTGATTTAATGATTTCCATGTTTCACTGCCATACTTCAGTTAACCAAGCTCCAATAAGAAAAAAGAGACCATGGAAACTCACTCACCAAATCCAAGGACCTATCATTGCATATAAGTGAAAATGATTGATATTCCTTCTCAGGCTGAGGATACCGCTGAAAGATTGCCTGAAAGAGAAATCCATTATTATATTCATCTAGAGTTTTAGAACTAAGGATAATCAAATGATCAAACATAATGACTATGTAatgtaaataaagaaaaagagcaaCGAAATACAAATACAAGGATTCTAACTAAGcctttataaatttaattgtcAAATATAAACTTCAACTAAAACATTCTTTTGAACTTATGCATAATTTGTGGGAATATTGATCGAAGATCTAGGGATTATACAAACTTACAGTACGCTGTCCAGGAATAATCCTTGAAACATGACTTAGTTTAAgttgtttctcttcttttccagaGTACCACATCAATATAGATTCATCCTGAAAAAACACCAATCACCTGAGCAAATGCAAAGAAATGAAGCTTTTTCATtcattatttatgttcatatagGAAAATCGAGTATATTAGGGACCTAAAATTGGATGTCTGAATGACGGAGATCTATAACCTGCTGAGCTCAAACCATAAACAAGAGATGAGTGACATGGGTCATATTTGGATTTCTAGCAGCAAAACTTCAGGCTTGCTTAGTCATGATGAAACCCTCAACAGGTAATTTGAATTATCCAAGAGAGGGTCTTAGTATTATTTATCCATTCTATGGGATTGACCTACACCTTTTGCTAGGTCTAAGCAAAACTCAGTATTGGCTCACAGCCAAGAATACAGAGTCTTTAATGTGTGAAATTTCCTTTTCAACTTCACAAAGAAATGGTAAAATTGAGAAATTCAATAGGAGGTGTTTGTCGGATTTTAGACTTCCTGCCATCagcataaaaaaatgaagttttcccAAGAAACCGATATCAAATTCCTGCTACATTGGTTATCTGGTTTGAAATTGTTAGACATGGATGTCTCACATGAAGTGTAGGCTCTACTTCAGTCagtatattttgattttattcatacAAAAGACAAGATAAgaaatttgtgattgaagttTTGTTCTTTCTTGGGTAACTATTGGGTAACTAAACCATTATATTCctcaggaaagaaaaaaatatataaacctCTAAACTTATTCtgttttaatgaaattttctcAATGTTCATTTACACCATGCATTTGTATTATAGAATTCTTTAACTCAGTTCATATACTAAACCCTTATTGAGGTTTTGGGATCCCCTCTTGTTGGGTGCAGTACTTACAAATGCAGATGTTTTCAGGAAATGGAACAATGCCAACAAAACTTACATCAGAAAGCTGAAATGGGCAGAATTTTGGCTTCCCCCTGCGTCCATACTTTAGTAGGCGTGCCCCTTTTTTAAGTGCTGCAATGGCCtgtatttaaaacataaaataaaagtcaCTGCGGGAGCTCTTGGTGCTTTCATACAAGAGCATAATCCTTTGACAACAAGAACAAAATGTAAGAAGGGAAACGACTACTTCATTATTGAACATCCTATTTAGATAGAAACATTTATCATCCACTTCACTTCCCACAAGACAACAGCTTAAACATGTATACCATCAAAAGGATaattaataaatcaaaataacgCAACGAAGGATGCAAAACTACTCAATAACCGACTGACTGATGTTTATTCTTTCCAAAAAGCAAAAAGGAAAACAGAGGTTATCATTGAATGCCTCAAATAAGACAGTTTCACATTCTACGTGCAACAAGTTGATATCTCCAGAATGAGCGTAGACAGACAACACAGagtaatcattttctttaagtGTAGCACACACAAGCGTTGTGATATCAAACTACCGACTGTAATCACTTTTTTAAGTTTACCGCACACGAGTTGTGATATCAAACTACAGACTGCAGCTGAACTACTCGTATACTTatcataaaatttcttttcatgaatcATCATTACACCGAAGCATAAGATCAAAGCCAAAGAAAGCGAATTAATAAACCTGCTCGACGTCCTTCTCGGCGAGACCACCTCTCTGTGTATCAGCCATTCAAGTTGCAATTCCAGGTGCTGCCGAGTTACAGACCTAATGCCCATTTCAACAGCAGTCCCAAATATTTCGAACACGATAAGTCGCTTTGCGACTTCGTCCCATGTACGAGCGCACTACACTGAACGAGGTAATCATATTCTGTGCTAAGATTGTGAAAAAGAAGACAAATATCTTACCTACCAAATAACCGAAAATTGGTCTCAAAACCGGATATCGCAGCCCGTGAACTCTGCCTAAAGGCTTAGAAGTCCCACAACAACCACAAACCAAACCACAAATGCAGAGCTTCTACGATATTCCGAGCTCCAAAACAGCTCAAGACGCTTTCCAGAATGCACCCTAAAAACACATAAACACCATCGAATTCTTTAAACTCTTGGATTTTCGCGCATTTTCGACATGAAAACACCATTTGAAACCCAGATAAGCGCGGATTTACGCAATGGCGATTGAGCTAACCTACACTTTGAGAATTTTCAGATAAATTAGCCGAATGTTAACCGTTTTCGAACAAATTAGGCTATCCgagttcaaaaaagaaaatgtggaaTCCAGCGCTCCGATCCGGGGAGATTACGGTGTCGCTGAGGTCATCAACGTCGTGGATTCTGTCAATGTACATGCCTTTCAACGCGAATTAGCAGAGCTATGAGGATCATTAACGTGCGCCGTAACCtgcgcctctctctctctctctctctctctctccctctcctttcggttgtttgaaatttgtttaaaaatatttttaatatcgcCAGATAATTTAGCTgtttgttcctctctctctctccaacgtTGGTTTGTTTGTCTTGTGCCGTACGATGCCACGTCATCAATTGAAATCTTCATGACGAAGACGGTTGCTTTTGTCCTCAACTGGAATCACACCGGATGGAGCTGGATATCAATTATGTTTTTCGTTTTAATAGCATTATCAatgatatatctatatttaCAAGATATTTTAACCAATAATAAAATGTGTTAAAcattattttatctataaatccttcgtatcatttaaatatttattattattattattattattattattatctattttaaaaaataatataattatgaaaaacataaagaaagaggaaaaaagaaaacaagaattaaaacaCTTTTACATCAATAAATTAGGAGTGTAAATCACTTGGCTACCCGACTATACCCGAACCCGCATTTGGGTTTATAATGCGGTCCGAATACCAATCTAAGTTAACCCAGTTAGAATCTGGAAGGGTATTCGATTGTCAAAATCCACTTATTTGATTATCCGTGTCGTGATTGGATATTCGAATTTgtcaaaaattcattttaaagaaGACTATAAATACAAATTGAAGATCAAAATGACGCCATTTTTTATCTACAaagtaaaatcattttaaaatgtaaaactcAGTTACGATTACATGGCATTAATCACGAACCCACAATATATAACACATAATGTTAGCTATTTTTTATTGgccttgaatatatatattttcctataatttaaaaGAGTCTATCTTTGTTCatcaatagtaatgaataataaagaGACTGTTTTCTtcgtatgttttttttttctacatattctattactgtttataaacagtaatgatGAAAAGTaaagagggtttttttttttttttttgcatgtttgtttggtttttctatttctttttgagTTCGTccgtgaatgccaatgtgcaacgtaataccacaatcgtgcgtggggaataagagagagggagaaaggaaaagtaggaaaaaatattagtttttgggttttaaatttcaaccattcgtctttaatcttcagatttaatctaacagtaaaagtttaaatattgatttaaactaatataaaatagataattaaaatataaatattctatcatacacttaaaattaacttcaatttataaaatactaatttttcatcattaaataaaagataaagttttactgaatatttttaagagaataatattatatcatacactaaaaatcaactttaatttataaaatactaatttttcatcattaaataaatgatgaaattttactgtacatttttaagagaaaaaaactatctaattaatttgaatttttaatataatttaaatttcataataaatgatgaacataaataaataataattttattcttatacattatacttttttaatattcgaaattacactttatttttttattcaatttggcACATGTGGCAAAcgtgttttttttatcaattagaaaatcttacaccatacaggattttacacaagtaccactaatttcaaagtaactaAACCCATTCTAGAGATCAGCGCAATCactgaatcaaataaatagcacaaacataaaataataataataataataataataaaatatgaaccAATTAATTACTGTCGTCTGGCCAATCTGATGCTTTCGTCCTTGTCGACCTTACTATACTAGGATGTCaattaactttttatatatgtgtgcgtatatatatctctttatatttaaaagtgtgtatTGTCtgatgaatagtaagatgaacagtaatgaacaatgataaaTAAGATTCTTATTTTACGCTTCCCTTCTTCGTCCATCTCTACATCCTCATAGCAATTCttttcacaaaatcaccactaaatatcacaaaattattacaaaataccacaacagatcacaaaatcaccgCATACAATATCTTAATTGAATTATATGTAATGATCAATAAATGAAGAGACCCATTTCGAGAGAGGGAGTTGCAAGGAGACGAGGGCTGCCATaggggtggtcgccggaggaagaggagctcgatggtggtggGTGGTGTGGGGACAACGTACGACGGCGATATGGTGGAGAAACTGTGTGAGACTCATGTGGGAGAGAGAGTTGCGGAGAGACGAGGGCTGCCATGGGGGCTTCGACGGTGGCTTAGGTCTATGAGGGTGATCACCGGAGGAAGAGGAtctcgatggtggtggtgcgatGGCGCAGTGGCGCAAGCgttgagacccatttcgggttgctCGCGTGCGGcgaagggaggagctgccaagGGGCTTCGACGGTGGGGTTTGCTCGCTGGCGTGAGGGGAAGCCGGTGACGTGGTCAGTGACGAGGTCGGTGATACCCACGGTGGCGCAcggctgcttgagggaggagatcaggtgagagagagaagccatggctgagcggaaggagagagagggagaaagagaaagtgaggagaaaagaaactttttgggatttaaatataacccttcatcataactctccaaatttgatcaatggtgaaaatttaaatactgatttaaattcatttaaatactaatctttcatcattaaataaataatgaaattttgttaaatattttaaaaaaagtaaaactatataaataattagagttttaatataatttaaatatgataatattcttaattaactaaagagaaccgCTACAGCTATCGAAAAAGTAGTCCGAAAATGTGTCCGAAAAtgtgtattttacttttttatttttcttttcttttttttcatgtatttttttaatcatcataaacatttaaaaaataaataaaaaattcacaacatcattaaaaaacatttccttaaacattaggtaaaaaaaaaatgtgagagagggagaaagagaaagcgagACGAAAAggaaactttttaatatttaaatctaacccttcatcataactctccaaatttgatcaaatggtaaaaatttaaatactgatttaaattaatttaatatagataattaacatataaatatcatatcatacataaattatcaaatttaatttataaaatattaatatttcatcattaaataaatgatgaaattttgttaaatatttttaaaaaagtataactatataaataattagagttttaacataatttaaatatgataatatttttaattaactaaagagaactgctacaactaacgaAAAAGTAGCCCGAAAATATAtcttgaatgtgtatttcacttttttatttttcttttcttttttttcatgtatttttttaatcatcataaacatttaaaaaaaaaataaaaaattgacaacatcattaaaaaaacacttcctcaatcactagataaaaaaaataaaaataaaaataaaaaaattaggcaaacgtcctTTAGACGTTACCCTACTgctagtgtgtgtgtatatatatatatatagtgcttgGTAATAGTCAAAGGAAGAGAGCATTAGCATTAACAGAAAAAAGttagttttaattattagttaGTTAGAGCTAAATGCTAATTGATTTAGTCAGTAGCTGTCATTAGCAATCAGTTTTGTTGATTAGGTAGTTTGTTCATGAAGAACTTTAGCTCTCAGTTGCTGTCTGTATAAACCATTGCACGTATTCATTTCATACAAAATACAGAGCTAATGACAACCTTTAACTAAACTACTTCTAAGTAATTAAAACTAATCCATTTCTGttaattctaatttaaaaatggatatttaatattgagagaaacacaaaacaaaaatgggaGAAGATGAGTTAATATTGTCTGCATAAACCATTGCCCCTCTTCATTTTAAATGGCTCTGTGGTGGCTGCCCTGGCCTTTAAATAAACACAACAGAGATATTTTAAAAGGCAAGCAACAGGGGAAAAGGGGTAAAAAGTTTCTTTCTATGATTTCATTAACTTCTACAAAATTAATCTAGGAGTTCTCATCATCTTTAATTCTGACTTCGGTTGTTCCACTTGCGTGAACAGAGAAAATAAACCCTGTGATCTCGGTGGGGATGGCTCCATTAATGCCAAAAACAGAACTAGGAATGTACGTACTGAGATATAGAAGAACAATATCTctatatgtattaatatttaacatggaTTATTAATAGAAGATGGATTGCCTTTCGTGAAGAAGCCGTCACCCCGCCGGGATACGTCTCCTAAGGGGAGTGTCTGGCCTCTCGGAGTTAACCTCTCAATGAGATATGTTTTGTCAGTGCATGTCTCTCTTGGCCGGATGAGTCATGCCGGAAGGAGAGTGGGGCTAGCTAGGTTGGACTCTTTCTGGCGATGCTTGCCACGTACGGACACGACTCTGTCCTGTCCAACGGCGCGTTTCATATCCAGCTTAGCTACAGTTCTCGCTTTCCCTCCTACAAAGTATGTCCTTGCCCTCCTTTGGTCGTGATCTCATCTATCTTTCCTCACCTATAAAAAGGCACCGACCCACCTAGACATCTCTGCAAAGGCTTCGTTTCGATCTAGCTTATATTTGAATAGGGTTGGAGGGCTATAGCATCACGTTTACAGTACTCTTTTGAGTCCTCATGTTCATTTCCCTTACACTGCTCGATCTTAATTAtgacaacaaaatttaaagggTCCCCCGGATTCTTTAGTTGATGAGAAGTAGTTACAGCTCGCTCCTTTAATTACAAGGTTACAAAATGGCAAATGCACTTCTTTTTTGACTTGACAATACCATGCAGCTAGCAGAGAGCAAGGGAAACTTTTCTGCTCTTCATCTCAGATTAGTGGTGACTCGTGAAAGCACTACAATTGCCATTGCCTCCAAGTCAGCTCCACGCAAGGTCTCCTCTGTGCAAGACTCCAACTCAGCATCACAACAAGATCTTCAATTATCCTTGTCAACCAAATCCTCTAGAATATCCTCtctgtaattttgttttgatttgttgaGAATTGTACAAaggaatattttttgttataacaaTCCTACGCTAAGTCTAGAAGCACCAACGCACACCACCTGTTTGTCAGTGTGCATCACTTGTGCAGTGCTCATTTCTTCTTTAAATAGGTCACTGTATTCAGCATATTTCTTTAAGACAATTAAATATACAAAGTCTTCAattctttatggtatcagagcttctCCAAGACTAATGTCTAAAATAATGGCAGAAGAGTCTTCCCTTCAACAATCTTCGAAACCAACACATGGTCCTTTGTTCCCCCCTTCTGATACTACTAATCTTGTTGGATGTTGATGGGTTTTCAGGACTAAAAGACTAGTAGATGTTTCAGTTGAGCGTCACAAAGCACGCTTGCTAGCCAAAGGCTACCACCAACAAGCCGGAGTCGACTACTC carries:
- the LOC109009237 gene encoding PH, RCC1 and FYVE domains-containing protein 1-like, which gives rise to MADTQRGGLAEKDVEQAIAALKKGARLLKYGRRGKPKFCPFQLSDDESILMWYSGKEEKQLKLSHVSRIIPGQRTAIFQRYPQPEKEYQSFSLICNDRSLDLICKDKDEAEVWFVGFKALITRGNYQKRRSDSRCDSVSSDSPHARTERNSPSIAPFDSGDNEGVPSENFPQTTLGKAFGDIISYTAATKEYYRHESFAKSTFLLASVDNSNGQSSVAETSRASLSSVVSSSSHGSGYNDLGASGDVFIWGEGVANGMLGGGVHRVGSSYSCMMDALLPKALESRVVLDVHNIACGGRHAVLVTKQGEIFSWGEESGGRLGHGLEADVSHPKLIDALNGVNIEFVACGEYHTCAVTISGELYTWGDGTCNSGLLGLGSEVSHWIPKKVSGLMDDIHVSHIACGPWHTAFVTSAGQLFTFGDGSFGSLGHGDQSSTSIPREVETLKGQRSTKVACGVWHTAAVVELKNKSSVSECSGHSSFGKLFTWGDGDKGRLGHGDEEPRLLPECVTALANESISQVACGHNLTVVLTTSGQVFTMGSSAYGQLGSPVADGKAPSRIEGKIADSFIDEIACGSYHVAVLTSETEVYTWGKGSNGQLGHGDYDHRNTPTLVHYLKDKQVKSVVCGSNFTAVVCLHKWVSRADHSVCSGCHNAFGFRRKRHNCYNCGLVFCKACSSRKSLKASLAPNMNKPYRVCDVCYTKLKAMESGFPRQTPKAKSANMSLRYNEMDDKESHGPKLPSKLSKRSSFGSGIQWESKNSKPNMKVELHDSRVFPTLNGKLLFGGMCSSKASHSLVGTSKGVLSVSLPDSGEAGTASQSTSPVSENSSPARFSEEIIGYSKNRNDILSQEIILRAQVEDLTSKSQHLKAELDRTIKQLKEVTAIAVNEAEKCKSANDVVESLTAQLKEVAERRMEEFFTCVNSGSIIAGNTSNILNQLSNVHHNANRATPESNSNGNLTNRTFPTASKPATERKEWVLHDQPGVYITLSSSGGGTELKRVRFSRKHFTAEQAEKWWAENGARVCEQVNARSSE